The DNA region TACGGGGGACCGGCCGGAGGAGGTGGGGCTGCAGTGGATCGAAGTCGACCGTGCAGTACCACTCGCTCTTCCGCCCGCTGAACGTCCCGCAGCAGCGTCGCTGCGGCCGCGCGCACGGCCTCCCCGGACGATCCGTCCGCATCCGGCCTGTGCCGCGCACGACGGAAGAGCACCGCGTTTCACCTGATCTGCATCAGTAGCGTTGCTGCCACCGCGACCGTGCGGTGCTCCCCGCTTTGAGGACGTGCCAGAACCGCAGCAGGACGTCCCCATTCCGGGCAGTTCCACCCGTCGCCGGCGGCCCTTTCGTCGAAGGAGCCTGCCCATGTCGATGATCCGTGACCTGCGTGACGCCGTGCGCCCGTCCCAGCGCAAGGACAGCACCTCCTACAGCTCGTACGACACCACCCGCGACCCCAGCGCCGTCTCCGCCGTCGTCGACTGCGCCGTCTACCGCGACGGCCGCCGCGTCGCCTGCGACGACACCCTCACGCCGCACGAGGCGATGCTCCAGGTGCGCCGCGACGGCGGCTTCGCCTGGATCGGCCTGCACGAGCCGACGGAGGCCGAGTTCGCCGGGATCGCCGCCGAGTTCGGGCTGCACCCGCTGGCCGTGGAGGACGCCGTCCACGCCCACCAGCGGCCCAAGCTGGAGCGCTACGACGACACGCTCTTCACGGTCTTCAAGACCATCCACTACGTGGAGCACGCCGAACTCACCGCCACCAGCGAGGTCGTCGAGACCGGCGAGGTCATGTGCTTCACCGGCCGGGACTTCTTCATCACCGTCCGCCACGGCGGCCACGGCTCGCTGCGCGCCCTGCGCCGCCGCCTCCAGGACGAGCCCGAACTGCTCGCCAAGGGCCCCTCGTCGGTCCTGCACACCATCGCCGACCACGTCGTCGACGGCTATCTCGCGGTCGCCGACGCCATGCAGGTCGACATCGACGACGTCGAGAACGAGGTGTTCGCGGCCACCGGCAAGGGCGTCTCGCGCGGTGTCGACGCCGGGCGGATCTACCAGCTCAAGCGCGAGGTCCTGGAGTTCAAGCGCGCGGTGTCGCCGCTGCTGCGCCCCATGCAGCTCCTCAGCGAGCGGCCCATGCGGCTCGTCGACCCCGACATCCAGAAGTACTTCCGCGACGTCGCCGACCACCTCGCGCGCGTCCAGGAGCAGGTCCTCGGCTTCGACGAGCTCCTCAACTCCATCCTTCAGGCCAACCTCGCCCAGGCCGCCGTCGCGCAGAACGAGGACATGCGCAAGATCACGTCCTGGGCGGCCATCATCGCCGTACCGACGGCCGTGTGCGGCGTCTACGGCATGAACTTCGACCACATGCCGGAGCTGCACTGGCGGTTCGGCTACCCGATGGTCCTCGGCCTGATCGCCACCGTCTGCTACACGATCCACCGCACCCTCAAGCGCAACGGCTGGCTGTGAGCCTCGGGCGCCGCGTCGCGCTGCGCGCCCGGCGCTCGTCCGCAACCGCCGCACAGGCCTCGAAAAGCCCCTCCGGCGCCTCAGAGCCAGGTCGTTAAGCTGTTCCGCATGACTGCTGACGCCCTGTTCGACCGCGCCCTCGTCGAGGAGGCCACGAAGAAGTCGGGGCTGATCTGGGTGCGCGGTGCCGCGCCCGACGGCCCCGTCCGGGCCCTGTGGCACGTGTGGGTCGACGGCGCGGCTCACCTCGTCGGGGACGGCCCCGGCGAGCAGCCGCTGCCGGACCTCGTCGACGGGGCGGGCGCCGAAGTGACCGTGCGCAGCAAGGACAAGGGCGGCCGCGTGATCGCCTGGAGCGCGACGGTGGCGGAGCTCGCGCCGCGCTCCGAGGCCTGGGAGGCGGCCGTCGCCGAACTCAAGGGCAAGCGCTTGAACGCCCCCGACGGGGAGCAGATGGTGGAGCGCTGGGCCGCGGAGTGCCGGGTGCTGCGGCTGACGCCGGGCGCGGCGAGCACGGACCTGCCGGACGGCTCCCTCGCGGCGGCCCCGCTGCCGACGGACGCGACGACCCGCAAGCCCGTCCCCG from Streptomyces flavofungini includes:
- a CDS encoding magnesium and cobalt transport protein CorA, coding for MSMIRDLRDAVRPSQRKDSTSYSSYDTTRDPSAVSAVVDCAVYRDGRRVACDDTLTPHEAMLQVRRDGGFAWIGLHEPTEAEFAGIAAEFGLHPLAVEDAVHAHQRPKLERYDDTLFTVFKTIHYVEHAELTATSEVVETGEVMCFTGRDFFITVRHGGHGSLRALRRRLQDEPELLAKGPSSVLHTIADHVVDGYLAVADAMQVDIDDVENEVFAATGKGVSRGVDAGRIYQLKREVLEFKRAVSPLLRPMQLLSERPMRLVDPDIQKYFRDVADHLARVQEQVLGFDELLNSILQANLAQAAVAQNEDMRKITSWAAIIAVPTAVCGVYGMNFDHMPELHWRFGYPMVLGLIATVCYTIHRTLKRNGWL